The Urbifossiella limnaea genome has a window encoding:
- the hisD gene encoding histidinol dehydrogenase has protein sequence MPTLKLRRIDLTAPNANAQLTKLRDQFRTEGEIVTPASKKLTQAVFGEPLSPAQAVSRICNDVRDRGLPAVLQYTESFDKVKLKPDQYRVKPAELAAAHAAADPAFLEVLRQIQYNVLQFQSGLLHRDAEMRVSGKHELHLRYRPLKRIGVYCPGGAAAYPSTLLMTICPAQAAGVENIVVCMPPKDTGGFSQDMLAVCHELKITEVFRFGGAQAIAAMAYGVDGLKPVDMIVGPGNQFVALAKKHVFGQVAIDCIAGPSEVVVVADDSAHPDYVALDLIAQAEHSPGVPVLVTWYEPLLNEVQVALEKRLAKLSRADLARDSLERYGAFVLAPDKQGAIDCVNALAPEHLHIQTRDPDAFVEEVESAGAVFLGPFTPVALGDYAAGPSHVLPTGGTARFSSGLTANDFRKRTSILRFTRNGLKEIADDVIFLANKEGLTGHAASVEQRAHDNGPAARPKPKPDKVLAAAGAKK, from the coding sequence ATGCCGACTCTGAAGTTGCGGCGGATTGACCTCACGGCCCCGAACGCCAACGCCCAGCTCACCAAACTCCGCGACCAGTTCCGCACCGAAGGCGAGATCGTCACCCCCGCCAGCAAGAAACTCACGCAGGCCGTTTTCGGCGAGCCGCTGTCCCCGGCGCAGGCCGTGTCGCGCATCTGCAACGACGTCCGCGACCGCGGACTCCCGGCCGTGCTCCAGTACACCGAGTCGTTCGACAAGGTGAAGCTGAAGCCCGACCAGTACCGCGTGAAGCCGGCCGAGCTGGCCGCCGCCCACGCCGCGGCGGACCCGGCGTTCCTCGAAGTGCTCCGGCAGATCCAGTACAACGTGCTCCAGTTCCAGTCCGGGCTGCTCCACCGCGACGCCGAGATGCGCGTCAGCGGCAAGCACGAGCTGCACCTCCGCTACCGGCCGCTGAAGCGAATCGGCGTGTACTGCCCCGGCGGCGCCGCGGCGTACCCCAGCACGCTGCTGATGACCATCTGCCCGGCCCAGGCCGCGGGCGTCGAGAACATCGTGGTGTGCATGCCGCCGAAGGACACCGGCGGGTTCAGCCAGGACATGCTCGCCGTCTGCCACGAGTTGAAGATTACCGAAGTGTTCCGCTTCGGCGGCGCCCAGGCCATCGCCGCGATGGCGTACGGCGTGGACGGCCTGAAGCCGGTCGACATGATCGTCGGCCCCGGCAACCAGTTCGTCGCGCTGGCCAAGAAACACGTCTTCGGCCAGGTCGCCATCGACTGCATCGCCGGACCGAGCGAGGTCGTGGTCGTCGCCGACGACTCGGCCCACCCGGACTACGTGGCCCTCGACCTCATCGCCCAGGCCGAACACTCGCCGGGCGTGCCGGTGCTGGTGACGTGGTACGAGCCGCTCCTGAACGAGGTGCAGGTGGCGCTGGAGAAGCGGCTGGCCAAGTTGTCCCGGGCCGACCTGGCGCGGGACAGCCTGGAGCGGTACGGCGCGTTCGTCCTCGCCCCGGACAAGCAGGGCGCCATCGACTGCGTGAACGCCCTCGCCCCCGAGCACCTGCACATCCAGACCCGCGACCCCGACGCCTTCGTCGAGGAGGTCGAGAGCGCCGGCGCCGTGTTCCTCGGGCCGTTCACCCCCGTGGCGCTCGGCGACTACGCCGCGGGGCCGTCCCACGTCCTGCCGACCGGCGGCACCGCCCGGTTCAGCAGCGGCCTGACGGCGAACGACTTCCGAAAGCGGACGAGCATCCTCCGGTTCACCCGCAACGGGCTGAAGGAGATCGCCGACGACGTGATCTTCCTGGCGAACAAGGAAGGGCTGACCGGCCACGCCGCGAGCGTCGAGCAGCGGGCGCACGACAACGGCCCCGCCGCCCGCCCGAAGCCGAAGCCCGACAAGGTGCTCGCCGCCGCTGGTGCGAAGAAGTAG
- a CDS encoding transposase family protein: MIARLDRLRKNPAVFRSLTGVTPDVFDALLADVLPALADADFARHDRPDRSRAVGGGRTTGLEHPDRILLAVVWLRVYPTYAVLGYLFGVSESAARRLAGWSVPVLAAAGKDTMRMPDPGKHHRRDLPAVLRHTPGLAVLVDTFEQPTHRPKRRQRAYYSGKKKRHTVKSQVGVDEETGRVVHVPPSVPGPTADLKLLGRSRLLGRLPKGVGLIGDKAYIGAGELRPGVVCTTPRRKPRGKPRPAADVRYNRAVSRRRIVVEHTIRRLRVFQSLTQVNRHGRKRHEVRVRAVAGLVNRMIDARPAD, encoded by the coding sequence ATGATCGCACGTCTCGACCGCCTCCGGAAGAACCCGGCCGTCTTCCGGTCCCTCACCGGGGTCACCCCGGACGTGTTCGACGCCCTCCTCGCCGACGTCCTCCCGGCCCTGGCCGACGCCGACTTCGCCCGCCACGACCGACCCGACCGGAGCCGCGCCGTCGGCGGCGGCCGCACCACCGGGCTCGAACACCCCGACCGCATCCTGCTCGCCGTCGTCTGGCTCCGGGTGTACCCGACCTACGCCGTCCTCGGGTACCTGTTCGGGGTTTCCGAGTCGGCCGCCCGCCGCCTCGCCGGGTGGTCCGTCCCGGTCCTCGCCGCGGCCGGGAAGGACACCATGCGAATGCCCGACCCGGGCAAGCACCACCGCCGCGACCTCCCGGCCGTGCTCCGGCACACCCCCGGGCTGGCCGTCCTGGTGGACACGTTCGAGCAGCCGACGCACCGGCCGAAGCGGCGGCAGCGGGCCTACTACTCGGGGAAGAAGAAGCGGCACACGGTCAAGAGTCAGGTCGGGGTGGACGAGGAGACCGGGCGGGTCGTCCACGTCCCGCCGAGCGTGCCGGGGCCGACGGCCGACCTCAAGCTGTTGGGGCGGTCGCGGCTCCTGGGGCGGCTGCCGAAGGGGGTCGGGTTGATCGGGGACAAGGCGTACATCGGGGCGGGCGAGTTGCGGCCCGGGGTGGTGTGTACGACCCCGCGGCGGAAGCCGCGGGGGAAGCCGCGGCCGGCGGCGGACGTGCGGTACAACCGGGCGGTGTCCCGGCGCCGGATCGTGGTCGAGCACACGATCCGGCGGCTGCGGGTGTTCCAGTCGCTGACCCAGGTGAACCGGCACGGGCGGAAGAGGCACGAGGTCCGGGTGCGGGCGGTGGCCGGGCTGGTCAACCGGATGATCGACGCCCGGCCGGCGGACTGA
- a CDS encoding MBL fold metallo-hydrolase, with the protein MRPRLVLASTCVAAVAALAWLTHARPQPAAGRWREVVPGVYRTATAPHGYAVVNGRRALLIDATVPPDELTGLPIETVDAVLLTHHHRDTAAHAAAYRKAGVPVRAAKEAAEWLAPEAVTKAWKDAVPLRSSRTGYFLIPEGVPGVDCTVEPGKAIPFGPWTITPVATPGHSRDHLAYHLTKADGTNVVCCGDAFHSPGKLWTPYTTDWDHWTDAGLKPAAESLRALAKLAPTHLLPAHGPVLAKDCAKALTDTAALVDEAAFLKSFERFSKREGNPPQYSFLVPKEQVGSGGDKPWSKVSDHLWITGNTYVLKARDGSGCFVLDPWAERIAAQIEKLRAAEKLGPVEVVAFSHAHYDHFDGLYYMAGRDRVQVWGLDTVAGPLKEPFRFRAPFLDERPIRFTKELKDGETAAWGGYEFKFVHLPGQTHYTAGIETTIDGKRCLFTADNFFHQDQYSGSGGWMGLNRSSPAVYGASARKVLTLAPEWVLAEHGGPYVFNAEDYRRRERWGSAAAKACDAVSPSGSHLRDWTPHRVSVEPVRLQAKAGDTVRVVAHLNGVGPADEAVTLTLRGRGVFADRATATKVAPGRRATATWDVPLPANLPTGRHAFAVSLSEAAGVEPVDALEARRNSGGHDRPPPRERVSPPAGRRSSG; encoded by the coding sequence ATGCGCCCGCGCCTCGTCCTCGCTTCCACCTGCGTTGCCGCCGTCGCCGCGCTCGCGTGGCTGACCCACGCCCGCCCGCAGCCCGCCGCGGGCCGTTGGCGCGAGGTCGTCCCCGGCGTCTACCGCACCGCGACTGCCCCGCACGGCTACGCAGTCGTCAACGGTCGTCGCGCGCTCCTCATCGACGCCACCGTGCCACCCGACGAGCTCACGGGTTTGCCGATCGAGACGGTCGATGCCGTCCTGCTCACGCACCACCACCGCGACACCGCCGCCCACGCCGCGGCGTACCGCAAGGCCGGCGTCCCCGTCCGCGCCGCGAAGGAAGCGGCCGAGTGGCTCGCGCCGGAAGCGGTCACCAAGGCGTGGAAGGACGCCGTGCCGCTGCGCAGCTCGCGCACCGGGTACTTCCTCATCCCCGAGGGCGTCCCCGGCGTCGATTGCACCGTCGAGCCCGGCAAGGCGATCCCGTTCGGCCCGTGGACGATCACGCCCGTCGCCACGCCGGGCCACAGCCGCGACCACCTGGCGTATCACCTCACGAAGGCCGACGGCACGAACGTCGTCTGCTGCGGCGACGCCTTCCATTCGCCCGGCAAGTTGTGGACGCCGTACACCACCGACTGGGACCACTGGACCGACGCCGGCCTCAAGCCCGCCGCCGAGTCGCTGCGGGCGCTCGCCAAGCTCGCCCCCACGCACCTGCTGCCGGCCCACGGCCCCGTGCTGGCGAAGGACTGCGCCAAAGCCCTCACCGACACCGCGGCTTTGGTGGACGAAGCGGCGTTCCTCAAGAGCTTCGAGCGCTTCTCGAAGCGCGAGGGGAACCCGCCCCAGTACTCGTTTCTCGTGCCGAAGGAGCAGGTCGGCAGCGGCGGCGACAAGCCGTGGTCGAAGGTTTCGGACCACCTGTGGATCACCGGCAACACCTACGTCCTGAAGGCCCGCGACGGCAGCGGCTGCTTCGTCCTCGACCCGTGGGCCGAGCGGATCGCCGCGCAGATCGAGAAGCTCCGCGCCGCCGAAAAGCTCGGCCCCGTCGAGGTCGTCGCGTTCAGCCACGCCCACTACGACCACTTCGACGGGCTGTACTACATGGCCGGCCGCGACCGCGTGCAGGTGTGGGGGCTCGACACCGTCGCCGGGCCGCTCAAGGAGCCGTTCCGCTTCCGCGCCCCGTTCCTGGACGAGCGCCCCATCCGCTTCACGAAGGAACTGAAGGACGGCGAGACGGCCGCGTGGGGCGGCTACGAGTTCAAGTTCGTCCACCTGCCGGGCCAGACGCACTACACCGCCGGCATCGAAACCACGATCGACGGCAAGCGCTGCCTGTTCACGGCGGACAACTTCTTCCACCAGGACCAGTACAGCGGCTCCGGCGGGTGGATGGGCCTGAACCGCAGCTCGCCGGCCGTGTACGGCGCGAGCGCTCGCAAGGTGCTGACCCTGGCCCCCGAGTGGGTGCTGGCCGAGCACGGCGGCCCCTACGTGTTCAATGCCGAAGACTACCGCCGCCGCGAGCGCTGGGGCTCGGCCGCGGCGAAGGCGTGCGACGCCGTCTCGCCCAGCGGCAGCCACCTCCGCGACTGGACGCCGCACCGCGTCTCCGTCGAACCCGTCCGGCTTCAGGCGAAGGCTGGCGACACGGTCCGCGTCGTCGCCCACCTCAACGGCGTCGGCCCGGCCGACGAGGCGGTCACGCTCACCCTCCGCGGCCGCGGCGTCTTCGCCGACCGTGCGACGGCAACGAAGGTCGCCCCCGGCCGCCGTGCTACCGCGACGTGGGATGTCCCCCTACCTGCGAACCTCCCCACCGGACGGCACGCGTTCGCGGTGTCGTTGTCCGAGGCGGCCGGTGTCGAGCCCGTGGACGCATTAGAGGCGCGCCGTAATAGTGGCGGTCACGACCGTCCCCCTCCCCGAGAACGGGTCAGTCCGCCGGCCGGGCGTCGATCATCCGGTTGA
- a CDS encoding cytochrome-c peroxidase, with protein sequence MSAAWRFSRPVAVAAALAALAAVPGPTSANPPTKPGLAGLTEPADYLLPNEAVMIPFKDQVPMTFVTRNQPGWADLKAFFTDYQEDTVNPATGEKVTRRAIKVRVPLGLNSAPPVPAENAMTLAKWLLGRKLYYDPILSTSGNVSCSTCHHPAKGFTDQKRTSTGIGGALGPINSPTVINAAYAKFQFWNGRADTLEDQSQGPVGNNKEMFGGKADAWEEAVLRLRGTPEYVKAFAQVFGHAPTRDSAAKAIATYERTVLSGNSVHDRAEAAMKKRVTEEESGKFELKAEDYAAVLKAAFAAKDAAALKALNLDPDADAGKADAVGAKLVTGRTLFFGKAKCSTCHTGDTFSDGGFHNLGVGADGNGDLPYEEFGRFSILRTGHKDVNLVGAFKTPGLRGLVDTAPYMHSGDEKTLEAVVDLYDRGGNANPYLSDKLRDTAAEAAYLRARAAGQPVDAAVKTFGPSKKPIIPLKLNLTADEKAALVLFMRALNGEPIDPVVSDPTREVK encoded by the coding sequence ATGTCCGCCGCCTGGCGCTTCTCCCGACCCGTCGCCGTGGCGGCCGCGCTCGCCGCGCTGGCCGCCGTCCCCGGTCCGACCTCGGCCAACCCGCCGACCAAGCCCGGCCTCGCCGGCCTCACCGAGCCCGCCGACTACCTGCTGCCGAACGAGGCGGTCATGATCCCGTTCAAGGATCAGGTGCCGATGACCTTCGTCACCCGCAACCAGCCCGGCTGGGCCGACCTGAAGGCGTTCTTCACAGACTACCAGGAAGACACCGTCAACCCCGCCACCGGCGAGAAGGTGACGCGGCGGGCGATCAAGGTGCGGGTGCCGCTCGGGCTCAACTCGGCGCCGCCGGTGCCGGCCGAGAACGCGATGACGCTCGCCAAGTGGCTGCTGGGCCGGAAGCTGTACTACGACCCGATCCTGTCCACCAGCGGCAACGTGTCGTGCTCGACGTGCCACCACCCGGCGAAGGGGTTCACCGACCAGAAGCGTACCTCGACCGGCATCGGCGGGGCGCTCGGGCCGATCAACTCGCCGACGGTCATCAACGCCGCCTACGCCAAGTTCCAGTTCTGGAACGGCCGGGCCGACACGCTCGAAGACCAGTCGCAGGGGCCGGTCGGCAACAACAAGGAGATGTTCGGCGGCAAGGCCGACGCCTGGGAGGAAGCCGTCCTACGGCTGCGCGGCACGCCGGAGTACGTGAAGGCGTTCGCGCAAGTGTTCGGCCACGCCCCGACCCGCGACTCGGCCGCGAAGGCCATCGCTACCTACGAGCGGACCGTGCTGTCGGGCAACTCGGTCCACGACCGGGCGGAGGCGGCGATGAAGAAGCGCGTGACCGAGGAGGAGAGCGGCAAGTTCGAGCTGAAGGCGGAGGACTACGCGGCCGTGCTGAAGGCGGCGTTCGCGGCGAAGGACGCGGCCGCGCTGAAGGCGCTCAACCTCGACCCCGACGCCGACGCCGGCAAGGCCGACGCCGTGGGGGCGAAGCTGGTCACAGGCCGGACGCTGTTTTTCGGCAAGGCGAAGTGCTCGACCTGCCACACCGGCGACACCTTCAGCGACGGCGGTTTCCACAACCTCGGCGTCGGCGCCGACGGGAACGGCGACCTGCCGTACGAGGAGTTCGGCCGGTTCTCGATCCTGCGGACGGGGCACAAGGACGTGAACCTCGTGGGGGCGTTCAAGACGCCGGGCCTGCGCGGGCTGGTGGACACCGCCCCGTACATGCACAGCGGCGACGAGAAGACGCTGGAGGCGGTGGTGGACTTGTACGACCGCGGCGGCAACGCCAACCCGTACCTGAGTGACAAGCTCCGGGACACGGCGGCGGAGGCGGCGTACCTGCGGGCGCGGGCGGCCGGCCAGCCGGTGGACGCGGCGGTGAAGACGTTCGGCCCGTCGAAGAAGCCGATTATCCCGCTGAAGCTGAACCTGACCGCCGACGAGAAGGCGGCGCTGGTGTTGTTCATGCGGGCACTGAACGGCGAGCCGATCGATCCTGTGGTGAGCGACCCAACGCGCGAGGTGAAGTAA
- a CDS encoding peroxiredoxin-like family protein produces MTALPLLLPDGTPTTLGAFIDRPFLLVVFLRHLVUIPCNAHLGEVDAARDEFAARGCSVLAVAQAKPEFLAHYLARHTYSVAFASDPERGAYRAFGLERTPFRTFLRPRVLLGYVAGMVRGFAPQQPYQGEDVFQLGGDFVLDRSGRTLFAYRSKDPTDRPAVSRLLAALPSSPPMP; encoded by the coding sequence ATGACCGCCCTGCCCCTCCTCCTCCCGGACGGCACGCCGACCACGCTCGGCGCCTTCATCGACCGGCCGTTCCTGCTCGTCGTCTTCCTGCGGCACCTCGTCTGAATCCCGTGCAACGCCCACCTCGGCGAGGTGGACGCCGCCCGCGACGAGTTCGCGGCCCGAGGCTGCTCCGTCCTCGCCGTCGCGCAGGCGAAGCCCGAGTTCCTCGCACACTACCTCGCCCGCCACACCTACAGCGTCGCCTTCGCGTCGGACCCGGAGCGCGGCGCGTACCGGGCCTTCGGCCTGGAGCGAACGCCGTTCCGCACCTTCCTCCGGCCGCGGGTGCTCCTCGGGTACGTCGCCGGAATGGTCCGCGGGTTCGCCCCGCAACAACCCTACCAGGGCGAGGACGTGTTTCAGCTCGGCGGCGACTTCGTCCTCGACCGGTCGGGCCGAACCCTGTTCGCGTATCGCTCGAAGGACCCGACGGACCGCCCCGCCGTCTCCCGGTTGCTCGCCGCCCTGCCATCGTCGCCGCCGATGCCGTGA
- a CDS encoding glycosyltransferase family 2 protein, which yields MTKDECSVSVIVPIRNEAKAIEPALRTLLTQDFPADRFEVIVADGGSDDATVPIVRRLQGEFPNLKLVFNAGRLSSAGRNTALRHASKDVAVIVDGHCTVPDRNYLRNVADAFATSGADSLGRPQPLDAPNPTRFQLAVSAARASRLGHNPDSDIFSDEAKFVPPQNTAVAYRRGVFHRVGFFDEAFDACEDVEFNQRVEAAGLTCYFTPAVKVVYHPRASFRALFYQLGRYGLGRARLAFKAPRSLTLPALVPPAWALWVVLGGLLSLVVPYLGWVWGASLALYAAVLLGAAVVLGRGRPAGVAARIPAVIVGIHFGFAWGFLKEMWRRVRG from the coding sequence ATGACGAAGGACGAATGCTCCGTCTCCGTCATCGTGCCGATCCGCAACGAGGCGAAGGCCATCGAGCCGGCGCTGCGGACGCTCCTGACGCAGGACTTCCCCGCCGACCGGTTCGAGGTCATCGTCGCCGACGGCGGCTCGGACGACGCCACCGTCCCCATCGTGCGCCGCCTCCAGGGCGAGTTCCCGAACCTGAAGCTCGTCTTCAACGCCGGCCGCCTCTCCAGCGCCGGCCGCAACACCGCCCTGCGGCACGCCAGCAAGGACGTGGCCGTCATCGTGGACGGCCACTGCACCGTGCCGGACCGGAACTACCTGCGGAACGTGGCCGACGCCTTCGCCACGAGCGGCGCCGACAGCCTCGGCCGGCCGCAGCCGCTCGACGCCCCGAACCCGACGCGGTTCCAACTCGCGGTGTCGGCGGCGCGCGCGAGCCGGCTCGGGCACAACCCCGACTCCGACATTTTTTCCGACGAGGCCAAGTTCGTGCCGCCGCAGAACACGGCGGTGGCGTACCGGCGGGGCGTGTTCCACCGCGTCGGCTTCTTCGACGAGGCGTTCGACGCCTGCGAAGACGTGGAGTTCAACCAGCGCGTGGAGGCGGCCGGCTTGACGTGCTATTTCACGCCGGCGGTGAAGGTGGTGTACCACCCGCGGGCCAGCTTCCGGGCGCTGTTCTACCAGCTCGGCCGGTACGGCCTCGGCCGCGCCCGGCTGGCGTTCAAGGCGCCGCGGTCGCTGACGCTACCGGCGCTGGTGCCGCCGGCGTGGGCGCTGTGGGTCGTGCTCGGCGGGCTGCTGAGCCTCGTGGTGCCGTACCTGGGCTGGGTGTGGGGCGCGAGCCTGGCGCTGTACGCGGCGGTGCTGCTCGGCGCGGCCGTGGTGCTGGGCCGCGGCCGCCCGGCGGGCGTGGCGGCGCGCATCCCCGCGGTCATCGTCGGCATCCACTTCGGGTTCGCGTGGGGCTTCCTGAAGGAAATGTGGCGGCGCGTCCGGGGGTGA
- a CDS encoding sugar transferase, with product MTDRTTRPWAVAATPKPAMRSPAVSIQHPPCRPSGPAPVRPAGWAKPAFDGVAALLILIPGLPLMGLCCLLVRLTSAGPAIYSQTRVGRGGRVFTLYKIRSMVHDCESLTGPRWSLPGDPRITPLGRALRKLHLDELPQLFNVLRGDMSLVGPRPERPEIVKRLRLSIPGYDRRHVVKPGLTGFAQVHLPPDTCVRSVKNKLAYDLFYVRHRTLRMELVVLFATGLKLLGLKRLYQRKPRVPTE from the coding sequence ATGACCGACCGAACCACCCGGCCGTGGGCCGTGGCGGCGACCCCGAAGCCCGCGATGCGAAGTCCAGCCGTGTCGATCCAGCACCCGCCCTGCCGGCCGTCAGGCCCCGCCCCGGTGCGACCCGCGGGGTGGGCCAAGCCGGCGTTCGACGGCGTGGCGGCGTTGCTGATCCTCATCCCCGGCCTGCCGCTGATGGGGCTGTGCTGTCTGCTGGTCCGGCTCACGTCCGCGGGGCCGGCGATCTACAGCCAGACGCGCGTCGGCCGCGGCGGGCGGGTGTTCACGCTGTACAAGATTCGCAGCATGGTCCACGACTGCGAGAGCCTGACCGGCCCGCGCTGGAGCCTCCCCGGCGACCCGCGGATCACGCCGCTCGGCCGCGCCCTCCGCAAGCTGCACCTGGACGAGTTGCCGCAGCTGTTCAACGTGCTGCGCGGCGACATGAGCCTGGTCGGCCCGCGGCCGGAGCGGCCGGAAATCGTGAAGCGGCTGCGGCTGAGCATCCCCGGCTACGACCGCCGGCACGTGGTGAAGCCCGGCCTGACCGGCTTCGCACAGGTCCACCTGCCGCCGGACACGTGCGTCCGCAGCGTGAAGAACAAGCTGGCCTACGACCTCTTCTACGTCCGCCACCGGACGCTACGGATGGAACTGGTGGTGTTGTTCGCGACCGGGTTGAAGCTGCTCGGGCTGAAGCGCCTCTACCAGCGCAAGCCGCGGGTGCCGACGGAATAG
- a CDS encoding tyrosine-protein kinase domain-containing protein, producing MNGPTFAPALAAPRPAPPRPLARPAAKPDGDGNGLRVLTYLQLHWLMILFCGTLLGAVGSYAAWELLASKYESYGLLQVSQVPPALAHQGNAQEARTDFTTYVRTMSGLIKSEFVLNAAMRDLKDLPTVKAQKDPIKYLGEEVLVGAPDGSEVIRVSMASHNPADANKIVNAVQKAFLAEVVQKEVATKQARFRQSEQAMQDMQKRLENMSRGHTLAKAPGDGVTPVQAVEGTPGVLPPGVAPPAAAPAAVSGLELMAKLDPRALVSRLAALQMEVDRTLPIEIGAGKARMRELEGQIEALKRAPLDPATLAAVDNDQQVVDQSMQVRRAKANHDFAASAGRPDAPDVVNLRRVYEAQNARLAEVRREKAGLLEGGRRAAEGKLLFTEWTTVKNQVARYETQLATARISMANLERMLNNLPQAAEVVRTDGRGGLVPPSYDPADTDLRSRDGMYARLITQHEALKLDLLAGQRIQLLQPASSPMQKDIKKQVLGTVAGGLFGYFLVALGVVAFETVSRRVSSLADLKSVGPAPVVGVIPGLPTDATGRDPARRAAANEAIDKLRAYVAQTWLSRGATCVAVTSPLGDEGKAFTAFGLASSLAQAGYKTLLADFDLREPALHTYAGVPNTVGACEVLRGETDPRSAVVTLPSGLAFLPAGKWSDEARQAAVGGRLEAVLAKLKEPFDCVILHGHALLTVAESVAVARRCEVVLVCARYRETKLPLLEKATDRVAAMEIPYSGVVYVGATETEALC from the coding sequence ATGAACGGACCGACCTTCGCCCCCGCGCTCGCCGCCCCGAGGCCCGCCCCGCCGCGGCCGCTCGCCCGCCCGGCCGCCAAGCCGGACGGCGACGGTAACGGCCTCCGCGTCCTCACGTACCTCCAGCTCCACTGGCTGATGATCCTGTTCTGCGGCACCCTGCTCGGGGCCGTCGGCAGCTACGCCGCGTGGGAACTGCTCGCCAGCAAGTACGAGTCGTACGGCCTCCTCCAGGTGTCGCAGGTGCCGCCGGCGCTGGCCCACCAGGGGAACGCCCAGGAGGCCCGGACCGACTTCACGACCTACGTCCGCACCATGAGCGGCCTCATCAAGTCGGAATTCGTCCTCAACGCCGCCATGCGCGACCTCAAGGACCTGCCGACGGTCAAGGCCCAGAAGGACCCCATCAAGTACCTCGGCGAGGAGGTGCTGGTCGGCGCCCCGGACGGGTCGGAAGTCATCCGCGTCAGCATGGCGTCGCACAACCCGGCGGACGCGAACAAGATCGTCAACGCCGTCCAGAAGGCGTTCCTGGCCGAGGTCGTGCAGAAGGAGGTGGCGACGAAGCAGGCCCGCTTCCGCCAGTCCGAGCAGGCCATGCAGGACATGCAGAAGCGGCTCGAAAACATGAGCCGCGGCCACACCCTCGCCAAGGCGCCGGGCGACGGCGTCACGCCGGTGCAGGCCGTGGAAGGCACGCCCGGCGTTCTGCCGCCGGGCGTCGCACCGCCGGCCGCGGCGCCCGCGGCCGTGAGCGGCCTGGAACTCATGGCCAAGCTCGACCCGCGGGCGCTGGTCTCCCGGCTCGCCGCGCTCCAGATGGAAGTGGACCGCACGCTGCCGATCGAGATCGGCGCCGGGAAGGCGCGGATGCGTGAACTCGAAGGCCAGATCGAGGCACTTAAGCGGGCGCCCCTAGACCCGGCGACGCTGGCCGCGGTCGACAACGACCAGCAGGTCGTGGATCAATCGATGCAGGTGCGGCGGGCCAAGGCGAACCACGACTTCGCGGCGAGCGCCGGCCGGCCGGACGCCCCGGACGTGGTCAACCTCCGCCGCGTGTACGAGGCGCAGAACGCCCGCCTGGCCGAGGTCCGCCGCGAGAAGGCCGGTCTCCTCGAAGGCGGGAGGCGCGCCGCCGAGGGGAAACTGCTCTTCACCGAGTGGACGACGGTGAAGAACCAGGTGGCCCGCTACGAGACGCAGCTCGCCACCGCCCGCATCAGCATGGCCAACCTGGAGCGCATGCTCAACAACCTGCCGCAGGCGGCGGAGGTGGTCCGCACCGACGGCCGCGGCGGGCTCGTGCCGCCGAGCTACGACCCGGCCGACACCGACCTGCGCTCCCGCGACGGCATGTACGCCCGCCTCATCACCCAGCACGAGGCGCTGAAGCTCGACCTGCTCGCCGGGCAGCGCATCCAGCTGCTCCAGCCGGCGTCCAGCCCGATGCAGAAGGACATCAAGAAGCAGGTGCTCGGCACCGTCGCCGGCGGCCTGTTCGGCTACTTCCTCGTGGCCCTCGGCGTGGTCGCGTTCGAGACCGTCAGCCGCCGCGTCAGCTCGCTCGCCGACCTGAAGTCGGTCGGCCCCGCGCCGGTGGTCGGCGTCATCCCCGGCCTGCCGACCGACGCCACCGGCCGCGACCCGGCCCGGCGGGCGGCCGCGAACGAGGCGATCGACAAGCTGCGGGCCTACGTCGCGCAGACGTGGCTGAGCCGCGGGGCGACGTGCGTGGCGGTGACGAGCCCGCTGGGCGACGAGGGGAAGGCGTTCACCGCGTTCGGCCTCGCCAGCTCGCTGGCCCAGGCCGGGTACAAGACGCTCCTCGCCGACTTCGACCTGCGCGAGCCCGCGCTGCACACCTACGCCGGCGTGCCGAACACCGTCGGCGCGTGCGAGGTGCTCCGTGGCGAGACCGACCCGCGCTCGGCGGTCGTGACGCTGCCGAGCGGGCTGGCGTTCCTGCCGGCGGGCAAGTGGTCCGACGAGGCGCGGCAGGCCGCGGTCGGCGGGCGGCTCGAAGCCGTGTTGGCGAAGCTGAAGGAGCCGTTCGACTGCGTCATCCTGCACGGCCACGCCCTGCTGACGGTCGCCGAGTCGGTGGCGGTGGCCCGGCGGTGCGAGGTGGTGCTGGTGTGCGCCCGCTACCGCGAGACGAAGCTGCCGCTGCTGGAGAAGGCGACGGACCGCGTGGCGGCGATGGAGATCCCGTACAGCGGCGTCGTGTACGTCGGCGCGACCGAGACCGAGGCGCTGTGCTGA